In one Shinella zoogloeoides genomic region, the following are encoded:
- a CDS encoding ABC transporter ATP-binding protein, producing the protein MTERAEAIAVKDLHKRFGPLEVLKGVSLTAHEGDVIAIIGGSGSGKSTFLRCINMLELPSAGSVTIHGETIAMKNDGHGGMMPSDRRQVQRIRSRLGMVFQSFNLWQHMTILENVIEAPVHVLGVKKDEAVERAEALLRRVGLHEKRDAYPAFLSGGQQQRAAIARALAIQPHVMLFDEPTSALDPELVGEVLSVIGDLAKEKRTMILVTHEMKFARNVASHVVFLAGGLIEEQGPPEEIFGSPKSERLKKFISSIH; encoded by the coding sequence ATGACGGAACGCGCCGAGGCAATCGCGGTCAAGGACCTGCACAAGCGCTTCGGACCGCTCGAGGTTCTCAAAGGCGTATCGCTCACCGCGCATGAGGGCGACGTCATCGCCATCATCGGCGGTTCCGGCTCGGGCAAGTCGACATTCCTTCGCTGCATAAACATGCTGGAGCTGCCGAGCGCCGGTTCCGTAACGATCCACGGCGAGACCATCGCCATGAAGAACGACGGTCACGGCGGCATGATGCCGTCGGACCGCCGCCAGGTGCAGCGCATCCGCTCCCGCCTCGGCATGGTGTTCCAGAGCTTCAATCTCTGGCAGCACATGACCATTCTCGAAAACGTCATCGAGGCGCCGGTGCATGTGCTGGGCGTGAAGAAGGACGAGGCTGTCGAGCGGGCCGAGGCGCTGCTGCGCCGCGTCGGCCTCCACGAGAAGCGCGACGCCTATCCCGCCTTCCTTTCCGGCGGCCAGCAGCAGCGCGCGGCCATCGCCCGGGCGCTCGCCATCCAGCCCCATGTCATGCTCTTCGACGAACCGACCTCCGCGCTCGACCCGGAACTGGTCGGCGAGGTGCTCTCCGTCATCGGCGATCTCGCCAAGGAGAAGCGCACGATGATCCTCGTCACCCACGAGATGAAGTTCGCACGCAACGTCGCGAGCCATGTCGTGTTCCTGGCGGGCGGCCTCATCGAGGAACAGGGCCCGCCGGAGGAGATTTTCGGATCACCGAAATCGGAGCGGCTGAAGAAGTTCATCAGCTCCATTCATTGA
- a CDS encoding cytochrome ubiquinol oxidase subunit I produces MFEQLDATLLARFQFAFTVSFHIVFPAFSIGLASYLAVLEGLWLWTKDEVYFALFNFWKTIFALAFGMGVVSGIVMSYQFGTNWSVFSDKAGPVIGPLMGYEVLTAFFLEAGFLGVMLFGLNRVGPKLHFFATLMVAVGTLISATWILAANSWMQTPAGFSVNEAGQFVPTDWWAVIFNPSFPYRLVHMVLAAYLTTALVVGAVGAYHLLRGDAPKRARKMFSMAMWMAAIVAPIQIFVGDLHGLNTLEHQPVKVMAMEGHYESHPDGAPLILFGIPNAAEQRIDYAIEIPKLSSLILKHDLNAPLAGLDTVPRELQPPVAVVFWSFRIMVAIGFAMLGLGLWSLWCRWRGTLGQNRWLHRASILMGPAGFIAVLAGWVTTEVGRQPYTVYGHLLTANSVAPIDAPAVATSLIAFIVVYFLVFGAGTFYILRLMGRLPRDPMPDLAEGPIRSAGITPAAAVATKSGSHHHGA; encoded by the coding sequence ATGTTCGAACAGTTGGACGCAACGCTGCTCGCCCGGTTCCAGTTCGCCTTCACGGTCTCCTTCCACATCGTCTTCCCGGCCTTCTCGATCGGCCTTGCGAGCTACCTCGCCGTCTTGGAAGGGCTGTGGCTCTGGACCAAGGACGAGGTCTACTTCGCCCTCTTCAATTTCTGGAAGACGATCTTCGCGCTCGCCTTCGGCATGGGCGTCGTCTCGGGCATCGTCATGTCCTACCAGTTCGGCACGAACTGGAGCGTGTTCTCCGACAAGGCCGGGCCGGTCATCGGGCCGCTGATGGGCTACGAGGTGCTGACCGCTTTCTTCCTCGAAGCGGGCTTCCTCGGCGTCATGCTGTTCGGCCTCAACCGCGTCGGCCCGAAGCTGCATTTCTTCGCCACCCTCATGGTCGCCGTCGGCACCCTGATCTCGGCCACCTGGATCCTTGCCGCCAATTCCTGGATGCAGACGCCCGCCGGCTTTTCCGTCAACGAGGCGGGCCAGTTCGTGCCCACTGACTGGTGGGCGGTGATCTTCAATCCCTCCTTTCCCTACCGGCTCGTGCACATGGTGCTTGCCGCCTACCTGACGACCGCCCTCGTCGTCGGTGCTGTCGGCGCCTATCACCTCTTGCGCGGCGATGCGCCGAAGCGCGCGAGGAAGATGTTCTCCATGGCCATGTGGATGGCGGCCATCGTCGCGCCGATCCAGATTTTCGTGGGCGATCTGCACGGCCTCAACACGCTGGAGCACCAGCCGGTCAAGGTCATGGCGATGGAGGGGCATTATGAGAGCCATCCGGACGGCGCGCCGCTCATCCTCTTCGGCATTCCGAACGCGGCCGAGCAGCGTATCGACTACGCCATCGAGATTCCGAAACTGTCGAGCCTCATCCTGAAGCACGATCTCAACGCCCCGCTCGCCGGCCTCGACACGGTGCCGAGGGAATTGCAGCCGCCGGTCGCCGTCGTCTTCTGGTCCTTTCGCATCATGGTCGCCATCGGGTTCGCCATGCTCGGCCTCGGGCTCTGGTCGCTGTGGTGTCGCTGGCGCGGCACGCTCGGCCAGAACCGCTGGCTGCACCGCGCCTCGATCCTGATGGGCCCTGCCGGTTTTATCGCCGTGCTGGCCGGCTGGGTGACGACGGAGGTCGGCCGCCAGCCCTATACGGTCTACGGCCACCTCTTGACGGCAAATTCCGTCGCCCCGATCGATGCGCCGGCCGTCGCGACCTCGCTGATCGCCTTCATCGTCGTCTATTTCCTCGTCTTCGGCGCCGGTACCTTCTACATCCTGCGCCTGATGGGTCGGCTGCCGCGTGATCCGATGCCCGATCTTGCCGAAGGCCCGATCCGCTCGGCCGGCATCACGCCTGCCGCCGCCGTCGCCACCAAATCCGGGAGCCACCACCATGGTGCTTGA
- a CDS encoding TetR family transcriptional regulator C-terminal domain-containing protein, whose amino-acid sequence MARRTFHRAPEAERRHDLIEATLDCIAEYGLEGATVRQIAIKAGVTAGLIRHYFQSKEHILQEAYRVVIARLTEKAERVTGDPQTRLRDFIVINLTEPVANSRSLSLWASFISRVSVDPELAAIHREGYLSFRNALESLLADFLTARGADASPERCRRLAIAINGLLDGLWLEGCLAGELFGESELVGIALTSIETLLGLPLGPVDAARADP is encoded by the coding sequence ATGGCCCGCCGGACCTTCCATCGCGCCCCCGAGGCCGAACGCCGCCACGACCTGATCGAGGCGACGCTCGACTGCATCGCCGAATACGGCCTCGAGGGTGCGACGGTCCGGCAGATCGCCATCAAGGCGGGCGTGACGGCGGGCCTCATCCGGCACTATTTCCAGTCCAAGGAGCATATCCTCCAGGAGGCCTACCGAGTCGTCATCGCCCGGCTCACCGAGAAGGCCGAGCGGGTGACGGGCGATCCGCAAACGCGGCTGCGCGACTTCATCGTCATCAACCTGACGGAGCCGGTCGCCAACAGCCGCAGCCTGTCACTCTGGGCCTCGTTCATCAGCCGCGTCAGCGTCGATCCTGAACTCGCCGCGATCCATCGCGAGGGCTATCTCAGCTTTCGCAACGCGCTGGAAAGCCTGCTTGCCGATTTCCTGACCGCCCGCGGCGCGGACGCCTCGCCCGAGCGCTGCCGCCGGCTCGCCATCGCCATCAACGGCCTGCTCGACGGCCTCTGGCTCGAAGGCTGCCTTGCGGGCGAGCTCTTCGGCGAGAGCGAACTGGTCGGCATCGCGCTGACCTCGATCGAAACGTTGCTGGGATTACCCCTCGGACCGGTCGACGCCGCGCGCGCCGACCCCTAA
- a CDS encoding M20 aminoacylase family protein has product MTIHSTLLNSMPEMVAIRRDLHEHPELGLEEVRTSDVITRHLESYGYKVTRGLAKTGLVATLTNGTGRKSIGIRADIDALPIHEETGLAYASKTPGKMHACGHDGHTTMLLGAAKAIAERRNFDGTVHLIFQPAEENFGGAKIMVEEGLFDRFPCDAVFALHNEPGLPFGQFALREGPIMAAVDEARITVNGVGGHGAEPQETLDPIVCGASIVMALQTIVSRNIHPLDPTVVTVGSFHSGSASNIIPSRAEIVVGIRSFDAAVRDELERRIRLIAERQAESYGMSASVNYQRFYDATVNHKAETDLVRDLAVRFAGADKVVDLARPFMGSEDFAYMLKERPGTYFFLGGRSGENDRSLHHPAYNFNDDLLPVGAAFWTELTEHYLRSA; this is encoded by the coding sequence ATGACGATCCATTCGACCCTCCTCAATTCCATGCCCGAAATGGTGGCGATCCGCCGCGACCTGCACGAGCATCCGGAACTTGGCCTCGAGGAAGTCCGGACGTCTGATGTCATCACCCGTCATCTTGAAAGCTATGGCTACAAGGTCACGCGCGGCCTTGCGAAAACCGGCCTTGTTGCGACGCTGACCAACGGCACCGGCCGCAAGTCGATCGGCATCCGCGCCGATATCGATGCGCTGCCCATCCATGAGGAGACCGGCCTTGCCTATGCCAGCAAGACGCCCGGCAAGATGCATGCCTGCGGCCATGACGGCCACACGACCATGCTGCTCGGCGCGGCGAAGGCGATTGCCGAGCGGCGCAATTTCGACGGCACCGTGCACCTGATCTTCCAGCCGGCCGAAGAGAATTTCGGCGGGGCGAAGATCATGGTGGAGGAGGGGCTGTTCGACAGGTTCCCCTGCGATGCCGTTTTCGCGCTCCATAACGAGCCGGGCCTGCCGTTCGGCCAGTTCGCGCTGCGCGAAGGTCCGATCATGGCGGCGGTCGATGAGGCGCGCATCACCGTCAACGGCGTCGGCGGCCATGGCGCGGAGCCGCAGGAGACCCTGGACCCCATCGTCTGCGGCGCTTCGATCGTCATGGCGCTACAGACCATCGTCTCGCGCAACATCCACCCGCTCGATCCGACGGTGGTCACGGTCGGCTCGTTCCATTCGGGCTCGGCGAGCAACATCATCCCGTCCCGCGCAGAAATCGTCGTCGGCATCCGCTCCTTCGATGCGGCCGTGCGCGACGAATTGGAGCGCCGCATCCGCCTCATCGCCGAGCGCCAGGCGGAAAGCTACGGCATGAGCGCGAGCGTGAACTACCAGCGCTTCTACGACGCGACGGTCAACCACAAGGCCGAGACGGATCTGGTGCGCGACCTTGCCGTCCGCTTTGCCGGCGCGGACAAGGTCGTCGATCTCGCCCGGCCCTTCATGGGCAGCGAGGACTTCGCCTATATGCTGAAGGAGCGGCCGGGCACCTATTTCTTCCTCGGCGGTAGGAGCGGCGAGAACGACAGGTCGCTGCATCACCCCGCCTACAACTTCAACGACGATCTTCTGCCGGTCGGCGCCGCCTTCTGGACGGAACTGACGGAACATTATCTCCGCTCGGCCTGA
- a CDS encoding dimethylarginine dimethylaminohydrolase family protein → MTAYGSQEMSAPLLRVLMRRPGASLKGADPAKWHYGPTFDGARAVHQYKAFADLVEKSGTEIIWLEDEGDGLADAMFTHDPSLMSDHGAILLRMGKPLRVAETALHEKAYAERQIPILGRITGEGTVEGGDCIWLDAKTLVIGRGVRTNQEGIDQISAILAPHGVTVLAYDLPLWHGEEACLHLMSVMSPLADDLALVFAPLLPAAFYQLLKKRGVRLIEAPADEFHASNGLSLNVLPTRPNQVIMVEGFPATKAAMEAAGCTVETFEADALCIACEGGPTCLTRPVLRRAA, encoded by the coding sequence ATGACCGCCTACGGTTCGCAGGAAATGTCGGCCCCCCTGTTGCGCGTTCTGATGCGTCGTCCCGGCGCCAGCCTGAAGGGCGCCGATCCGGCCAAGTGGCATTACGGCCCGACCTTCGATGGCGCCCGCGCGGTTCACCAGTACAAGGCCTTCGCCGACCTCGTCGAAAAGTCCGGCACCGAGATCATCTGGCTGGAGGACGAGGGCGACGGCCTTGCCGACGCGATGTTCACCCACGACCCGTCGCTGATGTCCGACCACGGCGCGATCCTCCTGCGCATGGGCAAGCCGCTGCGCGTCGCCGAAACCGCCCTGCACGAGAAGGCCTATGCCGAGCGCCAGATCCCCATTCTCGGCCGTATCACCGGCGAGGGCACCGTCGAGGGCGGCGACTGCATCTGGCTCGACGCGAAGACACTCGTCATCGGCCGCGGCGTGCGCACCAACCAGGAAGGCATCGACCAGATCTCGGCAATCCTCGCGCCCCACGGCGTCACCGTGCTCGCCTACGACCTGCCGCTCTGGCATGGCGAGGAGGCCTGCCTTCACCTGATGAGCGTGATGAGCCCGCTTGCCGACGATCTCGCGCTTGTCTTCGCGCCGCTCCTGCCCGCTGCCTTCTACCAGTTGCTCAAGAAGCGCGGCGTCCGCCTCATCGAGGCGCCGGCCGACGAATTCCACGCCAGCAACGGCCTGTCGCTCAACGTGCTGCCCACTCGCCCCAACCAGGTCATCATGGTGGAAGGCTTCCCGGCCACCAAGGCGGCCATGGAAGCGGCCGGCTGCACCGTAGAGACGTTCGAGGCCGACGCACTGTGCATCGCCTGCGAGGGCGGCCCGACCTGCCTGACGCGGCCGGTGCTGCGCCGCGCGGCTTAA
- a CDS encoding transporter substrate-binding domain-containing protein, with translation MKSALKTIALAAAIGLAAISGAAAQQVRVGFAAEPYPPFTSPDASGNWEGWEVDFMKAICAEAKLDCVVTPVAWDGIIPALTTNKIDMIIGSMSITPERQQTIDFSDKYYNSLPGIIGPKDVKFEPTPEGLNGKTLGVQVATIHQVYANKYFAPAGVTVKEYQTQDEANNDLAAGRIDAVQADSVAMLEFVKSEQGSACCDMKGMVKDDPEVLGLGVGVGLRKGETELKDKINAAIKAIRENGTYDTFSKKYFDFDIYGG, from the coding sequence ATGAAGAGTGCCTTGAAGACCATCGCCCTTGCCGCCGCCATCGGCCTTGCGGCCATCTCCGGCGCGGCCGCCCAGCAGGTCCGCGTCGGCTTCGCCGCCGAGCCTTATCCGCCCTTCACCTCGCCGGACGCCTCGGGCAACTGGGAAGGCTGGGAAGTGGACTTCATGAAGGCGATCTGTGCCGAAGCCAAGCTCGATTGCGTCGTCACGCCGGTCGCCTGGGACGGCATCATCCCGGCGCTGACCACCAACAAGATCGACATGATCATCGGCTCCATGTCGATCACGCCCGAGCGCCAGCAGACCATCGACTTCTCCGACAAGTACTACAACTCGCTGCCGGGCATCATCGGCCCGAAGGACGTCAAGTTCGAGCCGACGCCGGAAGGCCTCAACGGCAAGACGCTCGGCGTGCAGGTCGCGACCATCCACCAGGTCTACGCCAACAAGTATTTCGCCCCGGCCGGCGTGACGGTGAAGGAATACCAGACGCAGGACGAGGCCAACAACGACCTCGCCGCCGGCCGCATCGACGCGGTGCAGGCCGATTCCGTCGCGATGCTGGAATTCGTCAAGTCCGAGCAGGGTTCTGCCTGCTGCGACATGAAGGGCATGGTGAAGGACGATCCCGAAGTCCTCGGCCTCGGCGTCGGCGTCGGCTTGCGCAAGGGCGAGACGGAGCTGAAGGACAAGATCAACGCCGCGATCAAGGCGATCCGCGAGAACGGCACCTATGACACCTTCTCGAAGAAGTATTTCGACTTCGACATCTACGGCGGCTGA
- a CDS encoding ABC transporter permease produces the protein MSEQTVSALALTELPSKKSFFKPHRIVLMAIAAILVFCVVWFMRWDWVPKYSGRLAHGVGVTLLMLFSTAFIGFLLAVPIGLVQVTGPWPLKMLAKIFCTVIRGTPLLLQLWLLYYGLGSLFPQFPGIRSSFLWPYLREAWPYGVAALTISFAAYEGEVMRGAFAGVPSGELEAARAYGMGRFTMFRRIWLPRAVHRALPTLNGETVLQLKSTPLVATITVIDVYAVISKVRQETYITYEPLLLLALIYLCLTAILVVAFRYFESKIPTRGA, from the coding sequence ATGAGCGAGCAGACCGTTTCCGCCCTGGCGCTCACCGAGCTGCCGTCGAAGAAGAGCTTCTTCAAGCCGCACCGCATCGTGCTGATGGCGATCGCCGCCATCCTCGTCTTCTGCGTCGTCTGGTTCATGCGCTGGGATTGGGTGCCGAAATATTCCGGCCGCCTTGCCCATGGAGTCGGCGTCACGCTGCTGATGTTGTTCAGCACCGCGTTCATCGGCTTCCTCCTCGCGGTGCCCATCGGCCTCGTGCAGGTGACGGGGCCGTGGCCGCTGAAGATGCTGGCAAAGATCTTCTGCACCGTCATCCGCGGCACGCCGCTCCTGCTGCAGCTCTGGCTGCTCTATTACGGGCTCGGCTCGCTCTTCCCGCAGTTTCCGGGTATCCGCAGCTCCTTCCTCTGGCCCTATCTGCGCGAGGCCTGGCCCTATGGCGTGGCGGCGCTGACCATTTCCTTCGCCGCCTATGAGGGCGAGGTGATGCGCGGGGCGTTCGCCGGTGTGCCGTCGGGAGAGCTCGAGGCCGCGCGGGCCTACGGCATGGGCCGGTTCACGATGTTCCGCCGCATCTGGTTGCCGCGCGCCGTGCACCGGGCGCTGCCGACGCTGAACGGCGAGACCGTGCTGCAGCTCAAATCGACCCCGCTCGTGGCGACGATCACCGTGATCGACGTCTACGCCGTCATCTCCAAGGTGCGGCAGGAAACCTACATCACCTATGAGCCGCTTCTGCTGCTGGCGCTCATCTATCTTTGCCTGACTGCCATCCTGGTGGTCGCCTTCCGCTATTTTGAAAGCAAGATTCCAACGCGCGGCGCGTGA
- the cydB gene encoding cytochrome d ubiquinol oxidase subunit II: protein MVLDLPFIWAAIIAFAVLAYVILDGFDLGVGILFPFFKEKHDRDVMMNSVAPVWDGNETWLVLGGGGLMAVFPLAYATVLPALYMPLVLMLLGLIFRGVAFEYRWRTRRGEFLWDIAFAGGSMVAAFTQGVALGALVQGIPVENRAYAGGWWDWLTPFSIATGLALLIGYALLGATWLVMKTSGPLAERARGYALKAGIGTLVAMGVFSLWTPFLEPLYFERWFGWPTVAFSLLVPLLVLGCFALLVHGLRTQHDSRPFLAALGLFVLGFAGIGISFYPYIVPASLTIWQAAAPEESLAFLLVGAVVLVPMILGYTAYAYWVFRGKVDPEEGYH, encoded by the coding sequence ATGGTGCTTGACCTTCCCTTCATCTGGGCGGCGATCATCGCCTTCGCCGTGCTCGCCTATGTCATCCTCGACGGCTTCGATCTCGGCGTCGGCATTCTCTTCCCCTTCTTCAAGGAAAAGCACGACCGCGACGTGATGATGAATTCCGTCGCCCCCGTCTGGGACGGCAACGAGACCTGGCTGGTGCTGGGCGGCGGCGGGCTGATGGCGGTCTTCCCGCTCGCCTATGCGACCGTCCTGCCGGCGCTCTACATGCCGCTCGTGCTGATGCTGCTCGGCCTCATCTTCCGCGGCGTGGCCTTCGAATACCGCTGGCGCACGCGGCGCGGCGAGTTCCTCTGGGATATCGCCTTTGCCGGCGGCTCGATGGTCGCGGCCTTCACCCAGGGCGTGGCGCTCGGCGCGCTTGTACAGGGAATCCCGGTCGAAAACCGCGCCTATGCCGGCGGCTGGTGGGATTGGCTGACGCCGTTCTCCATCGCGACGGGCCTTGCGCTTCTCATCGGCTATGCTCTGCTCGGCGCCACCTGGCTAGTGATGAAGACGAGCGGGCCGCTTGCCGAGCGCGCCCGCGGCTACGCGCTGAAGGCCGGCATCGGCACGCTTGTCGCCATGGGTGTCTTCAGCCTGTGGACGCCCTTCCTCGAGCCGCTCTATTTCGAGCGCTGGTTCGGCTGGCCGACCGTCGCCTTCTCCCTGCTCGTGCCGCTGCTCGTGCTCGGCTGCTTCGCGCTTCTCGTCCACGGCCTGCGCACGCAGCACGATTCGCGGCCCTTCCTCGCCGCGCTCGGCCTCTTCGTGCTCGGCTTCGCCGGCATCGGCATCAGCTTCTATCCCTATATCGTGCCCGCCTCGCTGACGATCTGGCAGGCCGCTGCCCCGGAGGAAAGCCTCGCCTTCCTCCTGGTCGGGGCCGTGGTGCTGGTGCCGATGATCCTCGGCTACACCGCCTATGCCTATTGGGTCTTCCGCGGCAAGGTCGATCCGGAAGAGGGCTATCATTGA
- a CDS encoding ABC transporter permease: MADAGSLINWSLLALEPPGWGGVLLAGLWNSIQIAVGGYGLGLILGTGGAMGKLYGGPVTRDLLEVYTTLVRAVPELVLILILYYAGTDVLNQISAALGWGAVDISGLAAGIFVIGVVQGAYSTEVIRGAIKAVPAGQIEAARAYGMSPMKIMRRITLPAMLPHAIPGLSNLWLIATKDTALLAVVGFSELTLVTRQAAGSTKAYLLFFCAAGVLYLAITLISNVLIGFIERHYRRGMVRPA; this comes from the coding sequence ATGGCCGATGCCGGATCGCTGATCAACTGGAGCCTGCTGGCTCTCGAGCCGCCTGGCTGGGGCGGGGTTCTCCTGGCGGGGCTGTGGAATTCCATCCAGATCGCCGTCGGTGGCTATGGGCTCGGCCTCATCCTCGGCACCGGCGGCGCGATGGGCAAGCTCTACGGCGGCCCGGTCACCAGGGACCTGCTGGAGGTCTATACGACGCTGGTGCGGGCGGTGCCGGAACTCGTGCTTATCCTCATTCTCTACTATGCCGGCACGGACGTGCTGAACCAGATCTCCGCCGCCCTCGGCTGGGGCGCGGTCGACATCAGCGGCCTTGCGGCGGGCATCTTCGTCATTGGCGTGGTGCAGGGCGCCTATTCCACCGAGGTTATCCGCGGAGCGATCAAGGCGGTACCGGCCGGGCAGATCGAGGCGGCGCGCGCCTACGGCATGTCGCCGATGAAGATCATGCGCCGCATCACGCTGCCGGCCATGCTGCCGCACGCCATTCCCGGCCTCTCCAATCTCTGGCTGATTGCCACCAAGGATACCGCGCTGCTCGCGGTGGTGGGCTTCAGCGAACTGACGCTCGTCACGCGGCAGGCGGCGGGCAGCACCAAGGCCTATCTTCTCTTCTTCTGCGCCGCGGGCGTGCTTTATCTCGCGATCACGCTCATCTCGAATGTGCTGATCGGCTTCATCGAGCGCCATTACCGGCGCGGCATGGTGAGGCCGGCGTGA
- a CDS encoding pyridoxal phosphate-dependent aminotransferase has protein sequence MRYASITDRLQNLGSEKWAIHAAARRMKAEGQAIIELTIGEPDVPPDPALLAEAVRSMHAGRYRYSNGRGEPPIVEALVRKYKKRRSDVTVENVLCFPGTQTALFAVMLGLVETGDAVLVGDPLYATYEGVIRSTGAERIAVPLRPENGFHMKAADLEAAITPECRVLLLNTPHNPTGAVLTAQEIAEIGAVCRRHDLWIVCDEVYEQLVFGATFASPFDNPDLAERTIVVSSISKSHAAPGFRSGWAIGPADFCTRLLSVSETMLFGGQPFIADMTAYALDNPISTAATMRQSYRARAARFASALSRAPGLVPLPPEAGMFIVVDVSETGMSGEEFAWALLREELVAVMPGSSFGEEAEGYIRLSLTVPDTHIDEACRRIAALAARSASPRERRA, from the coding sequence ATGCGCTACGCGTCCATCACAGACCGACTTCAAAATCTCGGCTCGGAGAAATGGGCCATCCATGCCGCGGCCCGGCGCATGAAGGCCGAAGGCCAGGCCATCATCGAGCTCACCATCGGCGAGCCGGACGTGCCGCCGGACCCGGCGCTGCTGGCCGAAGCCGTGCGCTCCATGCATGCCGGCCGCTACCGCTATTCCAACGGCCGCGGCGAGCCGCCGATCGTCGAGGCGCTGGTGCGCAAGTACAAGAAGCGCCGCAGCGACGTGACCGTCGAGAACGTGCTCTGCTTTCCAGGCACCCAGACCGCGCTCTTCGCCGTCATGCTCGGCCTCGTCGAGACGGGCGACGCCGTGCTGGTCGGCGATCCGCTCTACGCGACCTATGAGGGCGTCATCCGCTCGACCGGGGCCGAGCGCATCGCCGTGCCGCTGCGCCCGGAAAACGGCTTCCACATGAAGGCCGCCGACCTCGAGGCCGCCATCACGCCGGAATGCCGTGTGCTGCTGCTCAACACGCCGCACAACCCGACCGGCGCCGTGCTGACCGCGCAGGAGATCGCCGAGATCGGCGCCGTCTGCCGCAGGCACGACCTCTGGATCGTCTGCGACGAGGTCTATGAACAGCTCGTCTTCGGCGCGACCTTCGCCTCGCCCTTCGACAATCCCGATCTTGCCGAGCGCACCATCGTCGTCTCCTCCATCTCGAAATCCCACGCCGCGCCGGGCTTCCGCAGCGGCTGGGCCATCGGCCCGGCGGACTTCTGCACGCGGCTGCTCTCGGTCTCCGAGACCATGCTCTTCGGCGGCCAGCCCTTCATCGCCGACATGACGGCCTATGCGCTCGACAACCCGATTTCGACCGCCGCCACCATGCGCCAGAGCTACAGGGCGCGCGCCGCGCGCTTCGCCTCCGCCCTTTCCCGTGCGCCGGGCCTCGTACCGCTGCCGCCGGAGGCCGGCATGTTCATCGTCGTCGACGTGTCCGAGACCGGCATGAGCGGCGAGGAATTCGCCTGGGCGCTCTTGCGCGAGGAACTGGTCGCCGTCATGCCGGGCTCGTCCTTCGGCGAGGAGGCGGAAGGCTATATCCGCCTGAGTTTGACCGTGCCCGATACCCATATCGACGAGGCCTGCCGGCGCATCGCTGCGCTCGCCGCCCGATCCGCCAGCCCGAGGGAGCGCCGCGCATGA
- a CDS encoding chorismate mutase family protein, with translation MAKTAADCTTMAEIRENIDRVDDALMSLFAERWSFIGRAAEIKAGLGIPADVPERVRQVRDNARRNAEAHGLDGDFYEEIWARLIDRAIAHEKTLLGEP, from the coding sequence ATGGCGAAGACTGCGGCAGACTGCACGACGATGGCGGAGATCCGGGAGAACATCGACCGGGTCGACGACGCGCTGATGTCGCTCTTTGCCGAGCGCTGGAGCTTTATCGGCCGGGCCGCCGAGATCAAGGCCGGCCTCGGCATTCCCGCCGACGTGCCGGAGCGTGTCCGGCAGGTGCGTGACAACGCCCGCCGCAATGCCGAGGCGCACGGCCTCGACGGCGATTTCTACGAAGAGATCTGGGCGCGGCTCATCGACCGTGCCATCGCGCATGAGAAGACGCTGCTCGGGGAACCCTGA